One part of the Strix aluco isolate bStrAlu1 chromosome 27, bStrAlu1.hap1, whole genome shotgun sequence genome encodes these proteins:
- the LOC141915690 gene encoding uncharacterized protein C12orf50 homolog — protein sequence MKTSLMKKSSSGSGLEPSHKENNGCLITSLFFQKDVPNWVLKTAVDIEEERAIKEICYKSGEYYRIQPSHKHQSTKTVSSLQEKELLPLEATDRDLQKGDGNTTPTTFNNAKREGERSGRKVATENIPRTDRRAFENAEIHTSNPTVKPSYQQRGQRKGDETDSSRLCVTQTGIKSSFSSPEPRRKAYVVYRSVTANQEPKGSEATDFKQRNIPFVGVKDVHGGIASLGRSCEPPGNAARLPMSFKRLERESVLSTSWYSEGMCDSPDDKCMSGYSNAPTWRRRNPHAKTFSQFKTTSQMVLLKGHQTSPVVPGMSSNTSLEPPFSSERFIPALQSQSLSAVLCNGFKSREKGAATTLKRDKRYFYSV from the exons ATGAAGACCTCCCTGATGAAGAAAAGTAGCAGTGGATCCGGCTTGGAGCCCAGCCACAAGGAGAACAATGGATGCTTAATAACAAGCCTCTTCttccaaaaag atgttcctAACTGGGTGCTGAAGACTGCTGTGGAtatagaagaggaaagagcaataaaggaaatatgctaTAAATCTG gagagtattacaggattcagccctctcacaaACACCAatcaacaaaaactgtgtcttcactcCAGGAAAAGGAGCtgttacccctggaagctaccgaccgagacttGCAGAA agGTGATGGCAACACAACTCCTACCACATTTAATAAtgcaaaaagagaaggagagCGTTCGGGAAGGAAAGTAGCAACTGAGAATATTCCCAGAACAGATCGCAGAGCCTTTGAAAATGCAG aaATTCACACTTCAAACCCCACAGTAAAACCAAGTTACCAACAAAGGGGTCAAAGGAAGGGGGATGAAACTGATTCTTCTCGTCTTTGTGTCACACAAACTGGAATAAAGTCTTCTTTCAGCTCTCCAGAACCTCGAAGAAAGGCGTATGTCGTCTACCGCAGCGTCACTGCCAATCAAGAACCAAAGGGCAGTGAAGCTACAG ATTTTAAACAGAGGAACATCCCCTTTGTTGGAGTCAAGGATGTCCATGGCGGGATCGCCTCATTGGGAAGgtcctgtgagccccctgggaaCGCTGCGAGATTACCAATGAGCTTTAAACGACTAGAGAGGGAGTCTGTATTGAGTACTAGCTGGTATTCAGAGGGGATGTGTGATTCACCCGACG acaaatGTATGTCAGGATACTCTAATGCACCGACTTGGAGGAGAAGAAACCCACATGCAAAAAcattctctcagtttaaaaccaccagTCAG ATGGTACTTCTCAAAGGTCATCAGACATCTCCTGTAG TCCCAGGAATGAGCTCGAACACCTCCCTGGAGCCACCCTTTAGTAGCGAGCGCTTTattccagctctccagagccaaagcctctctgcagtgctctgcaacgGCTTTAAATCAAGAGAAAAGGGTGCA GCAACTACACTGAAGAGAGACAAACggtatttttattctgtttaa